One stretch of Niallia sp. XMNu-256 DNA includes these proteins:
- a CDS encoding energy-coupling factor transporter transmembrane protein EcfT, giving the protein MMDKIILGRYVPADSVLHRMDPRSKLIIIFLFVCIVFIANNTLTYGILLAYTLFMIAISKIPFRFILNGLIPIIWLVIFTLLIHLFFTREGDVLVDIGWLKIYEEGVRQGVFISLRFFLLILVTSLLTLTTTPIEITDGIEYLLAPLKKIKFPVHELALMMSIALRFIPTLMQETDIIMKAQSARGVDFTTGPIKERLKAIIPLLIPLFISSFKRAEELAIAMEARGYRGGEGRTKYRQLSWGFSDTAMILVLLSVTVLLIIFRT; this is encoded by the coding sequence ATGATGGATAAAATAATTTTGGGCCGCTACGTTCCAGCAGATTCGGTTCTACATCGCATGGATCCGAGATCAAAACTGATCATTATCTTTTTATTTGTTTGTATTGTTTTTATAGCAAATAATACTCTTACCTATGGCATTTTACTAGCGTATACCCTATTTATGATCGCCATATCAAAAATTCCCTTTCGTTTTATTTTAAACGGTCTCATTCCAATAATATGGCTTGTCATTTTTACTTTGCTCATTCATCTTTTCTTTACTCGAGAAGGGGATGTTCTTGTTGATATCGGATGGCTCAAAATCTATGAAGAAGGGGTAAGGCAAGGGGTTTTTATTTCTTTACGCTTTTTTCTGTTGATTTTGGTTACTTCTTTATTAACTCTAACAACAACTCCCATTGAAATTACCGATGGAATTGAATATTTATTAGCACCCCTTAAGAAAATAAAATTTCCTGTCCATGAACTGGCATTAATGATGTCAATCGCGCTTCGTTTTATTCCTACACTTATGCAGGAAACGGATATTATCATGAAGGCGCAAAGTGCCCGAGGGGTTGATTTTACGACGGGCCCGATAAAGGAACGTTTAAAGGCGATTATTCCACTTCTTATCCCTCTATTTATTAGCTCTTTTAAAAGGGCAGAGGAACTAGCAATTGCGATGGAAGCTAGAGGGTACCGTGGGGGAGAAGGCAGGACGAAATATAGGCAATTAAGTTGGGGATTTTCTGATACAGCAATGATTCTAGTATTATTATCGGTAACCGTGTTACTGATTATTTTTAGAACTTAG
- a CDS encoding energy-coupling factor ABC transporter ATP-binding protein, which translates to MQKPLIQIQNISYQYDEQARPALDDVSLTVYESEWLAIVGHNGSGKSTLAKLLNGLQFPQKGTIHVGGIPMSEDTVWDIRKRVGMVFQNPDNQFVGATVQDDVAFALENNGVPREEMVPRVLTALEKVKMDYFLNSEPHNLSGGQKQRVAIAGVIALRPQVIILDEATSMLDPRGREEVLNTVRELKADFHMSVISITHDLEEAAKADRIIVMNKGKLHREGTPEEIFQLDEELISLGLDMPFPVKMSKLLNEKGVKLNKPYLTEEELVAELWTSHFSR; encoded by the coding sequence ATGCAGAAGCCGTTAATACAAATACAAAATATTTCATACCAGTATGATGAACAAGCACGCCCTGCACTTGATGATGTCTCACTGACAGTTTATGAATCTGAATGGTTGGCTATTGTGGGCCATAATGGGTCTGGTAAGTCGACATTGGCCAAGCTCTTAAATGGTTTACAATTTCCTCAGAAGGGAACGATCCATGTAGGCGGAATCCCAATGTCGGAAGATACAGTATGGGATATTCGCAAAAGAGTAGGAATGGTATTTCAAAATCCGGATAATCAATTTGTTGGTGCTACCGTTCAAGATGACGTAGCATTCGCTCTTGAAAATAATGGAGTTCCAAGAGAGGAAATGGTTCCAAGAGTATTAACCGCTCTTGAAAAGGTGAAAATGGATTACTTCCTTAATTCCGAACCTCATAACCTTTCAGGCGGTCAAAAGCAAAGGGTGGCCATAGCAGGGGTTATTGCTCTTAGACCACAGGTTATCATCTTAGATGAAGCAACATCTATGTTAGACCCTAGAGGAAGGGAAGAAGTATTAAATACGGTAAGGGAACTTAAGGCTGATTTTCATATGTCGGTTATTTCGATTACACATGACTTAGAAGAAGCTGCTAAGGCAGATCGAATTATCGTTATGAATAAAGGTAAATTGCACCGTGAAGGAACTCCCGAGGAGATTTTTCAATTAGATGAAGAGCTTATTTCACTGGGTTTAGATATGCCTTTTCCTGTAAAAATGAGTAAGCTATTAAATGAAAAGGGCGTTAAACTTAATAAGCCCTATTTAACAGAAGAAGAGTTGGTGGCAGAATTATGGACATCTCACTTCAGCAGGTAG
- a CDS encoding energy-coupling factor ABC transporter ATP-binding protein: protein MDISLQQVEYRYQANTPFERIAIQNVSFDIPEGTYLAIIGHTGSGKSTVLQHLNALLRPTKGKVVIGDTEIKAGEKPKDLKRVRQRVGIVFQFPEHQLFEETIEKDICFGPMNFGVSEEEAKVRAREALKLVGLSEGLLQKSPFDLSGGQMRRVAIAGVLAMDPDVIVLDEPTAGLDPRGRKEIMNMFYQLHKEKGLSTILVTHSMEDAARYADQIVIMHKGQVFKKGTPEEIFASPDGLIGMGLDVPEVVRFQRQFEETCGVQLNRICLTTEQLAEAVAESLERGMPK, encoded by the coding sequence ATGGACATCTCACTTCAGCAGGTAGAATATCGTTATCAGGCAAATACTCCCTTTGAACGAATTGCCATACAAAATGTTTCCTTTGACATTCCAGAAGGAACGTATCTAGCCATTATTGGCCATACTGGCTCTGGTAAATCAACAGTGCTACAACATTTAAATGCTTTATTGAGGCCAACTAAGGGAAAGGTAGTCATTGGTGATACGGAGATTAAGGCAGGGGAAAAACCAAAAGATTTAAAAAGAGTAAGGCAAAGGGTCGGGATTGTCTTTCAGTTTCCTGAACATCAGTTGTTTGAGGAGACCATTGAAAAAGACATTTGTTTTGGTCCAATGAATTTTGGTGTTTCGGAAGAGGAAGCGAAGGTACGTGCAAGGGAAGCACTAAAGCTCGTTGGTTTATCTGAAGGCCTTTTACAAAAGTCGCCCTTTGATCTATCAGGTGGACAAATGAGACGAGTGGCCATTGCAGGTGTATTAGCAATGGACCCTGATGTCATTGTATTAGACGAGCCAACAGCTGGTCTCGATCCAAGAGGTCGAAAAGAAATAATGAATATGTTTTATCAGCTTCATAAGGAGAAAGGCTTATCAACGATCCTTGTTACCCACAGTATGGAGGATGCAGCTAGATATGCTGATCAAATTGTGATTATGCATAAGGGACAGGTGTTCAAAAAAGGAACTCCCGAGGAAATCTTTGCTTCCCCAGATGGTTTAATTGGAATGGGATTAGATGTTCCAGAGGTTGTTCGCTTTCAAAGGCAGTTTGAAGAAACCTGCGGAGTTCAGTTAAACAGAATATGTCTTACAACCGAACAATTAGCAGAGGCTGTGGCTGAGAGCTTGGAAAGAGGTATGCCAAAATGA
- a CDS encoding adenylate kinase produces MNLVLMGLPGAGKGTQAEKIVEKYGIPHISTGDMFRAAIKEGTELGLQAKSFMDKGDLVPDEVTIGIVRERLSKEDCNKGFLLDGFPRTVAQADALESILSDLNKQINFVINIDVDQEILMERLTGRRICKSCGSTYHLVFNPPAKDGVCDRCGGGLYQRADDNTETVQNRLEVNVKQTKPLLDFYETKGYLRNINGQQDIRKVFEDIDVLLGSLHA; encoded by the coding sequence ATGAATCTAGTATTAATGGGACTCCCTGGTGCCGGAAAGGGTACACAAGCAGAGAAAATCGTTGAAAAATACGGCATCCCTCATATTTCCACTGGGGATATGTTCCGTGCAGCTATTAAAGAAGGTACAGAATTAGGATTACAAGCTAAATCTTTTATGGATAAAGGGGATTTAGTACCAGATGAAGTGACAATTGGGATTGTACGTGAGAGATTAAGTAAGGAAGATTGTAATAAAGGCTTCTTGCTTGATGGTTTTCCAAGAACCGTTGCTCAAGCAGATGCTTTGGAATCAATTCTTTCTGACTTGAATAAACAAATTAATTTTGTTATAAACATTGATGTGGATCAAGAGATTCTTATGGAACGTCTTACTGGTAGACGGATTTGTAAGTCTTGTGGTTCCACTTATCATCTTGTTTTTAACCCACCTGCAAAAGACGGAGTTTGCGACCGTTGTGGCGGTGGATTGTATCAACGAGCTGATGATAATACAGAAACAGTTCAAAATCGTTTAGAAGTAAATGTAAAGCAAACAAAACCTTTGCTTGATTTCTATGAAACGAAAGGCTATTTACGTAATATCAATGGTCAACAAGATATTCGTAAGGTTTTTGAAGATATTGATGTATTACTCGGGAGCTTACATGCATGA
- a CDS encoding right-handed parallel beta-helix repeat-containing protein, which yields MKKKSVRNSRLGLANWWWLALGLVILLTACTVKEPDKSVESDKTAEPAPAERGDWHVPGLVDRSGKPIEVPMPGPTTGRTLDVTKFGADPDPDSKDDAAAIRKALDAAEPGDEVLLPAGTYDLRTTDPADESANIVLRSGVDLRGEGQERTVLLTSFDGEDDSRVIRGSGAQDVIVADLTITSRYKGPLGDDPENGDVGGGPMYGIYLGAHKGTASSRILVENLSIRKFKRHGISVKASREVTLTGNSVSEATAVGPGGQGYGIAIEGSVKQHDPDATNDSRHNVVIGNTFDGRHLRHAILLQFPTHNNLVAENTITGSILDAIDLHGEGEYLNEIRDNTVVGGQRAGIALGNSGGAKNKHDASGPGNWVHSNDLIANRQGVLVILGTPDTLIEDNRITSGDNSRVGIEVRNAPGTKLYGNHITGGTDMFSGIRLIKDRGADGRGKGIPSGIRVKGNVIRKATNGIRIDAGKNLCIMENIFDSIEGDELRVANGIEVSQSCP from the coding sequence TTGAAGAAAAAATCAGTTCGTAACAGCCGGCTAGGTTTGGCTAATTGGTGGTGGTTAGCCCTTGGCCTTGTGATCCTCTTGACCGCATGCACCGTGAAGGAACCTGACAAGTCAGTAGAGAGCGATAAAACTGCTGAACCAGCTCCGGCCGAACGTGGCGACTGGCATGTCCCCGGCTTGGTGGACCGATCTGGCAAGCCAATCGAGGTGCCGATGCCAGGTCCGACCACAGGCAGGACTCTGGATGTTACGAAATTTGGGGCAGATCCGGATCCGGACTCAAAAGACGACGCAGCGGCCATAAGGAAGGCCCTTGATGCGGCTGAACCGGGTGACGAGGTCTTACTGCCTGCCGGCACGTATGACCTGCGCACCACTGACCCGGCCGACGAGTCAGCGAACATCGTACTGCGCAGCGGTGTGGACCTGCGGGGCGAGGGTCAGGAGAGAACCGTGCTACTGACTTCTTTCGACGGTGAGGATGACAGCCGGGTCATTCGTGGCTCCGGTGCCCAAGATGTGATCGTCGCTGACCTCACCATCACCTCTCGTTATAAGGGACCACTCGGCGATGACCCTGAAAACGGCGACGTGGGTGGTGGTCCTATGTACGGAATCTACCTCGGAGCCCACAAAGGGACAGCCAGCTCCCGGATCCTTGTGGAGAACCTGAGCATTCGTAAATTCAAACGCCACGGAATCTCCGTCAAGGCCAGCCGTGAAGTGACCCTCACTGGAAACTCTGTAAGTGAAGCAACTGCTGTTGGCCCTGGGGGACAGGGCTATGGAATCGCTATCGAGGGCTCAGTGAAGCAGCACGACCCGGATGCCACCAACGACTCCCGACACAACGTCGTCATAGGTAATACCTTCGATGGCAGGCATCTACGGCACGCCATTCTACTACAGTTCCCCACACACAACAATCTCGTGGCAGAGAACACCATTACCGGCAGCATCCTCGACGCCATCGACCTGCACGGCGAGGGTGAATATCTGAACGAAATCAGGGATAACACGGTCGTTGGGGGGCAGCGGGCGGGCATCGCATTAGGCAATTCCGGCGGGGCAAAGAACAAACATGATGCCTCAGGTCCTGGAAACTGGGTGCACTCTAACGACTTGATTGCAAACCGTCAAGGAGTCCTCGTCATTTTGGGAACACCTGACACCCTCATTGAGGACAACAGAATCACCAGTGGGGATAATTCGCGGGTCGGCATCGAGGTCCGTAATGCACCAGGCACAAAGTTGTACGGTAACCACATCACTGGGGGGACTGACATGTTCTCGGGTATCCGCCTCATCAAGGACCGCGGTGCTGACGGACGCGGCAAAGGAATCCCGTCAGGCATCAGGGTCAAGGGCAATGTCATTCGAAAAGCCACCAATGGCATTAGGATCGATGCCGGGAAGAACCTCTGTATAATGGAAAACATTTTCGACAGCATTGAGGGAGACGAGTTGAGGGTGGCCAACGGGATAGAGGTGAGCCAGTCTTGTCCCTAA
- the rpsM gene encoding 30S ribosomal protein S13 has translation MARIAGVDIPREKRIVISLTYIYGIGKNTAQKVLAEAGVSEDTRVRDLTEDELNKIRDIIDKLKVEGDLRREISLNIKRLMEIGCYRGLRHRRGLPVRGQNTKNNARTRKGPRKTVANKKK, from the coding sequence ATGGCACGTATTGCTGGTGTAGATATTCCACGTGAAAAACGTATTGTTATTTCTTTAACTTACATTTATGGTATTGGTAAAAATACTGCTCAAAAAGTATTAGCTGAAGCAGGTGTATCCGAGGATACTCGTGTTCGTGATTTAACAGAAGACGAATTAAACAAAATCCGTGATATTATTGATAAATTGAAGGTTGAAGGTGACCTTCGTCGTGAAATTTCACTTAACATTAAACGTCTAATGGAAATTGGTTGCTACCGCGGTCTTCGTCACCGTCGTGGATTGCCTGTCCGTGGACAAAATACAAAAAACAATGCTCGTACGCGTAAAGGTCCTCGTAAGACTGTAGCGAACAAGAAGAAATAA
- the rplM gene encoding 50S ribosomal protein L13 — protein sequence MRTTFMANAQNIERKWYVIDAEGKTLGRLATEVASILRGKHKPTYTPHVDTGDHVILLNASKIELTGNKINDKIYYRHTNHPGGLKQRTALEMRTNFPERMLEQAVKGMLPKNTLGRQMAKKLHVYAGSEHPHQAQQPEVYELRG from the coding sequence ATGCGTACAACATTTATGGCAAATGCCCAAAATATTGAGCGTAAATGGTACGTAATTGATGCTGAAGGCAAAACTTTAGGACGTCTTGCTACAGAAGTTGCATCAATTTTACGTGGTAAACATAAACCAACTTACACACCACATGTGGACACTGGTGATCATGTTATTCTTTTAAATGCTTCAAAAATCGAATTGACTGGTAATAAAATTAATGACAAAATCTATTACCGTCACACAAATCACCCAGGTGGTTTGAAACAAAGAACGGCTCTTGAAATGCGTACTAACTTCCCTGAAAGAATGTTAGAACAAGCAGTTAAAGGCATGCTTCCAAAGAACACTCTTGGTCGTCAAATGGCTAAAAAATTACACGTTTATGCTGGTAGCGAACATCCGCACCAAGCTCAACAACCTGAAGTTTACGAACTTCGTGGATAA
- a CDS encoding DNA-directed RNA polymerase subunit alpha, translated as MIEIEKPKIETIEISDDAKYGKFVVEPLERGYGTTLGNSLRRILLSSLPGAAVTSVQIDGVLHEFSTIEGVVEDVTNIILNIKKMALKIYSDEEKTLEIDVQGEGVVKAGDVTHDSDVEILNPDLHIATLGTNGHLRMRLTARRGRGYTPADQNKREDQPIGVIPIDSIYTPVSRVSYQVESTRVGQLTNFDKLTFDVWTDGSTGPQDAIALGAKIFTEHLNIFVGLTDEAQNAEIMVEKEEDQKEKVLEMTIEELDLSVRSYNCLKRAGINTVQELANKTEEDMMKVRNLGRKSLEEVKNKLDELGLGLRKDD; from the coding sequence ATGATCGAAATAGAAAAACCAAAAATCGAAACGATTGAGATCAGCGATGATGCCAAGTACGGGAAGTTCGTCGTGGAGCCACTTGAGCGTGGATATGGTACAACATTAGGTAACTCCTTACGTCGTATTTTATTATCCTCACTCCCTGGTGCTGCTGTAACATCTGTTCAAATCGACGGAGTATTACATGAGTTCTCTACAATTGAAGGTGTTGTAGAAGATGTAACAAACATCATCTTAAACATTAAAAAGATGGCGCTAAAGATTTATTCTGACGAAGAAAAAACGCTTGAAATAGATGTACAGGGCGAAGGGGTTGTAAAAGCTGGCGATGTTACTCATGACAGCGATGTTGAAATTCTAAATCCTGATCTTCATATTGCAACACTTGGAACAAATGGTCATTTACGTATGCGTTTAACTGCCCGACGCGGAAGAGGATATACACCTGCAGATCAAAACAAACGGGAAGACCAGCCAATTGGTGTCATTCCTATCGATTCTATTTACACTCCAGTTTCACGTGTTTCTTATCAAGTAGAAAGCACACGTGTGGGTCAACTAACAAACTTTGATAAGCTAACATTTGATGTTTGGACTGATGGTAGTACAGGTCCGCAAGATGCAATCGCGCTTGGTGCAAAAATCTTTACTGAGCATTTAAATATCTTTGTTGGTTTGACCGATGAGGCTCAAAATGCTGAGATTATGGTTGAAAAAGAAGAAGACCAAAAAGAAAAAGTCCTTGAAATGACAATTGAAGAACTAGATCTTTCTGTTCGTTCTTATAACTGCCTAAAACGTGCTGGAATTAACACTGTTCAGGAACTAGCGAATAAAACTGAAGAAGATATGATGAAAGTACGAAATCTTGGTAGAAAATCTCTTGAAGAAGTAAAAAACAAACTAGATGAACTTGGACTAGGCTTAAGAAAAGACGATTGA
- the infA gene encoding translation initiation factor IF-1, with product MAKDDVIEIEGTVTETLPNAMFKVELENGHTILAHVSGKIRMHFIRILPGDKVTVELSPYDLTRGRITYRFK from the coding sequence GTGGCGAAAGATGATGTAATTGAGATTGAAGGCACAGTTACTGAAACATTACCAAATGCGATGTTTAAAGTAGAATTGGAAAATGGCCACACGATTTTGGCACATGTTTCCGGTAAAATCAGAATGCATTTTATTCGTATTTTACCTGGAGATAAAGTAACTGTAGAACTTTCTCCATATGATTTAACTCGCGGAAGAATTACTTACCGTTTTAAATAA
- the truA gene encoding tRNA pseudouridine(38-40) synthase TruA → MQRYKCTISYDGTLFSGYQVQPKTRTVQREIESVLMKIHKGQEIKVTASGRTDAGVHAKGQVIHFDSPLSIPMDRWRMALQSLLPEDIAIIQVEKVHSSFHARFDAIGKEYRYFIKRTAISDPFSRNYQFQYQYDLNIDLMRKAASYLIGTHDFTSFCSAKTEVEDRVRTVTEIEIFEEGDVVIFRFAGNGFLYNMVRILVGTLLEVGKGNICPEEMVEILQAKDRGQAGKTAPPQGLYLWKVDY, encoded by the coding sequence ATGCAGCGCTATAAATGTACGATAAGTTATGACGGCACTTTGTTTTCGGGTTATCAGGTTCAGCCAAAAACGAGAACGGTTCAAAGAGAAATAGAATCTGTTTTAATGAAGATTCACAAAGGACAAGAGATTAAAGTTACCGCCTCTGGTCGAACAGATGCAGGTGTTCATGCGAAGGGTCAGGTCATTCATTTTGATTCACCACTATCCATTCCAATGGATCGCTGGCGGATGGCGCTTCAAAGTCTCTTGCCAGAAGATATTGCTATCATTCAGGTTGAGAAAGTACATTCATCATTTCACGCTCGTTTCGATGCAATAGGCAAAGAGTATCGCTATTTTATCAAGCGGACAGCCATATCGGATCCTTTTTCGCGGAATTATCAATTTCAGTATCAGTATGATTTAAATATTGATTTAATGCGGAAGGCCGCCTCCTATTTAATCGGGACCCATGACTTTACGAGCTTTTGCTCCGCAAAGACAGAAGTAGAGGACCGTGTTCGTACCGTAACAGAAATTGAGATTTTCGAAGAGGGCGATGTCGTTATATTCCGGTTCGCTGGTAATGGCTTTTTATACAACATGGTTCGAATCTTAGTGGGTACTCTTCTAGAGGTTGGTAAAGGAAATATTTGTCCCGAAGAAATGGTAGAAATTCTTCAAGCGAAGGATCGAGGCCAAGCAGGTAAAACCGCACCACCACAAGGGTTATACTTGTGGAAAGTAGATTATTAA
- the secY gene encoding preprotein translocase subunit SecY, translating to MFQTISNFMRVGDIRRKIIFTLLMLIVFRIGTFIPVPNVNAEFFAVQDQLSVFGILNTFAGGALNNFSILAMGIMPYITASIIVQLLQMDVVPKFTEWSKQGEVGRRKLAQFTRYFTIVLGFIQALAMSYGFNNLAGGTLIENPGVGTYLVIAVVLTAGTAFLMWLGEQITSKGVGNGISIIIFAGIVAGIPTTIQQIYAQQFINAGDELFINIITVVLMVLAIVAIVVGVIYVQQALRKIPIQYAKRMAAGRASVGGQSTHLPLKVNAAGVIPVIFAVSFIVTPRTIASFFEQNDVTLWIQRVFDYTHPIGMVVYAVLIIAFTYFYAFIQVNPEQVAENLQKQGGYIPGIRPGVNTQTYLTRTLYRLTFVGAIFLTVVAILPILFTKVAGLPQSVQIGGTSLLIVIGVALETMKQLESQLVKRHYKGFIK from the coding sequence ATGTTTCAGACAATCTCCAATTTTATGCGCGTGGGTGATATAAGACGAAAAATCATATTCACCCTTTTAATGTTGATTGTATTTCGCATCGGTACATTCATACCTGTACCGAATGTGAATGCAGAATTTTTTGCAGTACAAGATCAGCTAAGTGTATTCGGGATATTGAACACATTTGCTGGTGGTGCACTCAATAATTTTTCAATACTTGCTATGGGGATTATGCCATATATTACTGCATCTATTATCGTACAATTATTACAAATGGATGTTGTTCCAAAGTTTACAGAGTGGTCAAAACAAGGTGAAGTGGGTCGGCGTAAATTGGCTCAATTTACAAGATACTTTACTATTGTACTTGGTTTTATCCAAGCACTAGCAATGTCATATGGGTTTAATAATTTGGCTGGCGGAACCTTAATTGAAAATCCTGGAGTTGGTACTTATCTCGTGATTGCAGTGGTTTTAACTGCTGGTACGGCATTCTTGATGTGGTTAGGTGAACAGATTACATCAAAGGGTGTTGGAAATGGGATTTCAATTATCATCTTCGCAGGAATTGTTGCTGGGATACCAACTACTATTCAGCAAATTTACGCACAACAATTTATTAATGCTGGTGATGAGTTATTTATTAATATTATCACTGTTGTATTAATGGTACTTGCGATTGTTGCTATTGTAGTAGGTGTGATCTATGTCCAACAAGCATTAAGAAAAATTCCAATCCAATATGCAAAACGTATGGCTGCTGGTCGCGCTTCTGTAGGCGGTCAATCTACTCATTTACCATTAAAAGTAAATGCGGCAGGGGTTATCCCAGTTATATTCGCCGTTTCATTTATTGTGACGCCAAGAACCATTGCATCCTTTTTCGAACAAAATGATGTAACTCTATGGATTCAAAGAGTATTTGATTATACACATCCGATCGGAATGGTTGTATATGCTGTACTCATTATTGCTTTCACGTATTTTTATGCCTTTATTCAGGTAAACCCTGAACAAGTAGCAGAAAACTTACAAAAGCAAGGCGGCTATATACCTGGTATACGTCCGGGAGTTAATACACAAACCTATTTAACTCGTACCCTATACCGATTAACCTTTGTTGGCGCTATCTTCTTAACTGTGGTTGCCATTCTGCCAATTTTATTTACAAAAGTTGCTGGTCTTCCTCAGTCAGTACAAATCGGTGGTACAAGTCTTTTGATCGTTATTGGTGTTGCGCTAGAAACCATGAAACAGTTAGAATCACAATTAGTGAAGCGTCATTATAAAGGATTTATAAAATAA
- the rplQ gene encoding 50S ribosomal protein L17: protein MGYRKLGRTSSQRKAMLRDLATDLIINERIQTTETRAKELRSVVEKMITLGKRGDLHARRQAASFIRNEVANAETNQDALQKLFSDIAPRYEERQGGYTRIMKMGPRRGDGAPMVVIELV from the coding sequence ATGGGATACAGAAAGTTAGGACGTACTAGCTCACAACGTAAGGCGATGCTACGTGATTTAGCTACTGACTTAATTATCAATGAACGCATTCAAACAACTGAAACTCGTGCGAAAGAATTACGTTCTGTTGTTGAAAAAATGATTACTCTAGGTAAACGTGGCGACCTACACGCTCGTCGTCAAGCTGCTTCATTTATTCGTAATGAAGTTGCTAACGCTGAAACTAATCAAGATGCACTTCAAAAATTATTCAGTGATATTGCACCACGTTACGAAGAACGTCAAGGTGGATACACACGTATTATGAAAATGGGACCTCGTCGTGGAGACGGAGCACCAATGGTTGTTATTGAATTAGTTTAA
- the rpmJ gene encoding 50S ribosomal protein L36: MKVRPSVKPICEKCKIIRRKGKVMVICENPKHKQKQG; this comes from the coding sequence ATGAAAGTAAGACCATCAGTCAAACCGATCTGCGAAAAATGTAAAATTATTCGTAGAAAAGGCAAAGTTATGGTTATCTGCGAAAACCCTAAACATAAACAAAAACAAGGATAA
- the rpsI gene encoding 30S ribosomal protein S9, with translation MAQVQYIGTGRRKSSVARVRLVPGDGKVVINGRDVNDYIPFEALREVVRQPLVATETLGSYDVLVNVNGGGYTGQAGAIRHGIARALLQADPEYRATLKRAGYLTRDPRMKERKKYGLKGARRAPQFSKR, from the coding sequence TTGGCACAAGTTCAATATATCGGTACTGGTCGTCGTAAAAGTTCTGTTGCTCGTGTACGTTTAGTACCAGGCGATGGTAAAGTTGTAATCAATGGTCGTGACGTTAACGACTACATCCCATTTGAAGCATTACGTGAGGTTGTAAGACAACCTTTAGTGGCTACTGAAACTCTTGGCAGCTACGATGTGCTTGTAAATGTTAATGGTGGTGGCTATACTGGTCAAGCTGGAGCAATCCGTCATGGTATCGCTCGTGCGTTACTACAAGCTGACCCAGAATACCGCGCAACTCTAAAACGCGCTGGATACTTAACACGTGACCCACGTATGAAAGAACGTAAGAAATACGGTCTTAAAGGCGCTCGTCGTGCACCTCAGTTCTCAAAACGTTAA
- the rpsK gene encoding 30S ribosomal protein S11 has product MARKTNTRKRRVKKNIESGVAHIRSTFNNTIVTITDVHGNALSWSSAGALGFKGSRKSTPFAAQMAAETAAKASMEHGMKTLEVTVKGPGAGREAAIRALQAAGLEVTAIKDVTPVPHNGCRPPKRRRV; this is encoded by the coding sequence ATGGCACGTAAAACAAATACACGTAAACGTCGTGTGAAAAAGAATATAGAGTCTGGTGTTGCACATATCCGTTCAACATTTAATAATACAATTGTTACAATTACTGACGTTCATGGGAACGCTCTTTCATGGTCAAGTGCAGGTGCGTTAGGTTTTAAAGGATCACGTAAATCCACTCCTTTCGCAGCACAAATGGCTGCTGAAACTGCAGCAAAAGCTTCTATGGAACACGGAATGAAAACTTTAGAAGTTACTGTTAAAGGACCTGGTGCTGGACGTGAAGCAGCGATTCGTGCTCTTCAAGCAGCTGGTTTAGAAGTAACTGCAATTAAAGACGTTACACCTGTTCCACATAACGGATGCCGTCCGCCAAAACGTCGTCGTGTGTAA